A single genomic interval of Halomonas sp. GT harbors:
- a CDS encoding aminotransferase-like domain-containing protein codes for MDRKQVLHQFVQLYALQPERLSKQVRIEQALRQAITHQWPTGFRLPSHRALAESINVARQTLALAIGTLLDEQLLKTAHGQGTWTSKPIAPSVVKTDIQLSRRAQRVLQGPGASTVQSGAFVPGIPDIAQFPMRKWRQLYASVTVPQNALLLSYSTGGYGPLKRAIREFLARWRNIHCDIEQIIITDGTHNGIELCAMALADVGDTVAMESPCYWGARNVFTATGLSIEMLPWFSDSGHVFPQTTGNIALAYLTGSHHYPLSVPTRAAHKQQFCDALSPTYVVEDDYEFTRDDHTNLLFDPNSERHLLVGSFSKMMFPGLRLGYLVVPRHLAGPMNRLRSELFREGRMLDQAVLAQFIFDGDLDAWCRRIQRDYLGRQQVLHDQLSSLPKVRNVSPPTSAISLCVEFEPGVNDVALAQALLKEHLIVRPLSPVCAEKDSRTGLVMGVGMLSGETLVREAQRLRRCLELLLR; via the coding sequence ATGGATCGCAAGCAAGTCTTGCACCAATTTGTACAACTTTATGCACTCCAACCTGAGCGGCTGAGTAAACAGGTGCGAATTGAGCAGGCGTTACGCCAAGCCATCACCCACCAGTGGCCTACGGGATTTCGATTACCCTCCCACCGGGCGCTGGCAGAGTCGATCAACGTTGCGCGCCAAACCCTGGCCCTGGCGATAGGTACGTTACTTGACGAGCAGTTATTGAAAACGGCCCATGGACAAGGCACTTGGACGTCGAAGCCGATAGCCCCCAGTGTTGTCAAAACAGATATTCAGCTCTCTCGACGTGCCCAGCGAGTACTACAAGGACCTGGTGCCAGCACCGTGCAAAGCGGTGCTTTTGTACCTGGCATACCGGATATTGCCCAGTTTCCAATGCGCAAGTGGCGTCAGCTCTATGCCAGCGTCACCGTGCCGCAAAATGCCTTACTGCTCTCTTACTCTACCGGTGGCTATGGGCCGCTTAAGCGCGCAATCCGTGAGTTTCTGGCGCGCTGGCGCAATATTCATTGTGATATTGAGCAGATCATCATCACCGATGGTACCCATAACGGCATTGAGCTATGCGCCATGGCATTGGCTGATGTAGGCGATACCGTGGCGATGGAATCGCCCTGTTATTGGGGGGCGCGCAACGTATTCACTGCCACGGGGCTTTCGATTGAGATGCTGCCTTGGTTTTCCGATAGTGGGCATGTGTTTCCGCAGACGACCGGTAATATTGCGCTCGCGTATTTGACCGGCTCTCATCACTATCCGCTTAGCGTGCCCACACGCGCTGCTCATAAGCAGCAGTTCTGTGATGCTTTATCGCCCACCTATGTAGTAGAGGATGACTACGAATTCACCCGAGACGATCACACTAACCTCCTGTTTGATCCAAACTCGGAACGCCATTTACTGGTAGGCTCATTCTCTAAGATGATGTTTCCCGGCCTGCGGCTTGGCTATTTAGTGGTGCCACGCCATTTGGCAGGCCCAATGAACCGCCTACGCAGCGAGCTATTTCGCGAAGGCCGTATGCTTGATCAAGCAGTATTGGCGCAGTTTATTTTTGATGGTGACTTAGACGCCTGGTGTCGCCGCATCCAGCGCGACTATTTAGGCCGCCAGCAGGTGCTGCACGACCAGCTCAGCTCACTACCCAAAGTACGCAATGTGTCCCCCCCGACTAGCGCGATTAGCTTGTGCGTTGAGTTTGAACCTGGGGTTAATGATGTGGCACTTGCCCAAGCATTGCTCAAAGAACACTTGATAGTTCGTCCGCTCAGCCCGGTGTGCGCTGAAAAGGACTCACGAACAGGGTTGGTGATGGGCGTGGGCATGCTATCGGGAGAGACGTTAGTGCGTGAAGCCCAGCGGCTGCGCCGCTGTTTAGAGTTACTACTTCGCTAG
- a CDS encoding NAD-dependent succinate-semialdehyde dehydrogenase: protein MSFIEKWLHDAVPTLVGGEWRKGQQTFAVDNPATGETIARVADLGADDARDAVAAAYAAGPAWRATPVKQRSALLRRWFDLINEHADDLARLMTLEQGKPLAEAKGEVTYGASFIEFFAEEAKRMAGETLPSHGADKRLMVLREPVGVVAAITPWNFPLAMITRKCAPALAAGCTVVIKPAEATPLTALATAYLALEAGLPAGTINVITASKPAAVGEVLTTDARVRKVSFTGSTPVGKHLLAQCASTVKKTAMELGGNAPFIVFDDADVDAAVEGAIASKFRNAGQTCVCTNRFLVQDGVYDAFVSKLTERVSALKVGDGLTEGSTIGPLINQAAVEKVQRHVDDAVNHGARLLCGGKPHAAGERFFTPTVLADVTTQMAVADEETFGPVAPVFRFHRDEEAIAMANDTPFGLAAYFYATGYRRIWHTMEQLEYGMVGVNEGLISTELAPFGGVKESGLGREGSHHGLDEFTELKYVCVGGL from the coding sequence ATGAGCTTTATCGAAAAGTGGTTACACGATGCAGTACCCACCCTGGTGGGTGGCGAGTGGCGCAAGGGCCAGCAGACCTTTGCCGTCGATAACCCCGCAACCGGCGAAACGATTGCCCGGGTTGCCGACTTAGGCGCTGATGACGCCCGCGACGCAGTGGCCGCGGCGTATGCCGCCGGGCCAGCTTGGCGAGCAACGCCAGTGAAACAGCGCTCGGCATTGCTGCGCCGCTGGTTTGATCTGATCAATGAACACGCCGACGACCTCGCCCGCTTGATGACCTTAGAGCAGGGCAAGCCGCTGGCGGAAGCCAAAGGTGAAGTGACTTACGGCGCCTCATTTATTGAGTTTTTCGCTGAAGAAGCCAAGCGTATGGCCGGGGAAACCCTGCCTAGCCACGGCGCGGACAAGCGCTTAATGGTGCTGCGCGAGCCGGTCGGCGTGGTGGCAGCGATTACCCCGTGGAACTTCCCGCTGGCGATGATTACCCGCAAGTGCGCCCCGGCCTTGGCCGCGGGCTGCACCGTGGTGATTAAGCCCGCCGAAGCTACGCCGTTAACCGCGTTGGCGACAGCTTACTTGGCGCTTGAAGCAGGCCTGCCAGCCGGCACCATTAACGTGATTACCGCCTCAAAACCGGCAGCGGTGGGTGAAGTGCTCACCACCGACGCTCGAGTGCGTAAAGTCTCGTTTACTGGCTCGACCCCAGTGGGTAAACACCTGCTCGCCCAGTGCGCGAGCACGGTGAAGAAAACCGCCATGGAACTGGGCGGCAACGCGCCGTTTATCGTCTTTGATGACGCTGATGTGGACGCTGCTGTAGAAGGGGCGATTGCCTCAAAATTCCGTAACGCCGGGCAAACCTGCGTGTGTACCAACCGCTTCCTGGTACAGGACGGTGTTTACGACGCGTTCGTCAGCAAACTGACCGAGCGTGTTAGCGCGCTGAAGGTCGGCGATGGTTTAACAGAAGGCAGCACCATCGGCCCGCTGATTAACCAAGCGGCGGTAGAAAAAGTGCAGCGCCACGTAGACGACGCGGTAAATCATGGCGCGCGACTGCTCTGTGGTGGTAAGCCCCACGCCGCAGGCGAGCGCTTCTTTACCCCCACGGTGCTTGCTGACGTAACCACCCAGATGGCGGTGGCCGATGAAGAAACCTTCGGCCCCGTCGCGCCAGTGTTCCGTTTCCATCGTGATGAAGAAGCGATTGCCATGGCCAACGATACCCCGTTTGGCTTGGCGGCCTACTTCTACGCCACGGGCTACCGCCGTATCTGGCACACCATGGAGCAGTTGGAATACGGCATGGTTGGTGTCAATGAAGGGTTGATTTCTACCGAGCTGGCGCCGTTTGGCGGCGTGAAAGAGTCTGGGTTGGGGCGTGAAGGTTCCCACCACGGGTTAGATGAGTTTACTGAACTGAAATACGTCTGCGTTGGCGGTCTATAA
- a CDS encoding cryptochrome/deoxyribodipyrimidine photo-lyase family protein, with protein MAKAPIQVVWFKRDMRIHDHAPLSSASAAGPVLPVFAIEPGQWQTPDSALRHWQFAADALIDLSNALEAIGLPLCIWQGDIVDLLNALKAHYGHIALHSHQETGNAWSFERDKQVHAWCQTNGVAWREARQHGVVRGLSSRSGHQTRWESHWETLMSAPTCHAPQSAQAAPGWEAFHHLNVEQLPTLTLGFDTTPCPQRQRGGRNEGRALWRSFVQARGRRYRGSLSKPLLAWEFGSRISPHLAWGTLSMREVVQSLRRQRQKHADDTAWARSLRAFTSRLYWHCHFIQKLESEPNIEHQTLHPALRGLRERDPSHPNLIAWKNGQTGVPLVDACMRSLIATGWLNFRMRAMLISHATFGLGLHWHEPALHLARLFTDFEPGIHYPQVQMQAGATGTNALRVYNPIKQAEDNDPTGEFVARWVPELAPLPLEWRAKPWALPESLRQRFGFQPGVDYPIPNDFEAEARYWKKMLYELRRTPEARESSQAIVDKLASQRRPPAKRAKKTKPANRQQLSLFGDDGLGDA; from the coding sequence ATGGCTAAGGCACCCATCCAGGTCGTTTGGTTCAAACGCGATATGCGCATTCATGATCATGCGCCGCTTTCCAGTGCATCGGCGGCTGGCCCTGTGCTGCCTGTTTTTGCGATTGAACCTGGCCAGTGGCAAACGCCTGATAGCGCCCTGCGCCACTGGCAGTTTGCCGCTGACGCTCTAATCGACCTTTCCAACGCACTGGAGGCCATTGGCCTACCGCTATGTATTTGGCAAGGTGATATTGTCGATTTGCTGAACGCCCTAAAAGCTCACTACGGCCACATTGCCCTTCACTCTCATCAGGAAACGGGCAACGCCTGGAGCTTTGAGCGGGATAAACAGGTGCATGCTTGGTGCCAAACCAACGGTGTAGCTTGGCGGGAAGCCCGCCAGCACGGTGTAGTACGAGGACTTAGCAGCCGCTCTGGGCACCAAACCCGTTGGGAGAGCCACTGGGAAACGCTGATGTCTGCCCCGACCTGCCACGCGCCGCAAAGCGCCCAAGCAGCCCCAGGCTGGGAAGCCTTTCACCACCTTAACGTTGAGCAGCTACCTACCTTGACGCTGGGATTTGATACCACACCTTGCCCCCAGCGCCAGCGGGGCGGGCGCAACGAAGGCCGCGCACTGTGGCGTAGTTTTGTGCAAGCACGCGGGCGGCGTTATCGCGGCTCGCTGTCTAAGCCGCTGTTAGCGTGGGAGTTTGGCTCACGGATTTCACCGCATTTGGCCTGGGGCACGCTTTCCATGCGCGAAGTTGTCCAGTCGTTACGCCGTCAGCGGCAGAAGCATGCCGACGATACCGCCTGGGCCCGCTCACTACGCGCCTTCACCTCGCGACTTTACTGGCACTGCCACTTTATTCAAAAGTTAGAAAGTGAGCCAAACATCGAGCATCAAACGCTGCACCCGGCGCTGCGCGGCCTGCGGGAGCGCGATCCCAGCCACCCCAACCTCATTGCCTGGAAGAACGGCCAAACCGGCGTGCCGCTAGTCGATGCCTGTATGCGTAGTCTTATCGCTACCGGCTGGCTTAACTTTCGCATGCGCGCCATGCTGATCTCCCACGCCACCTTCGGCCTGGGGCTGCACTGGCATGAACCCGCGCTGCACTTGGCACGTCTGTTTACCGACTTCGAACCGGGCATTCACTACCCCCAGGTGCAGATGCAAGCAGGCGCCACAGGCACTAACGCGCTGCGGGTATATAACCCGATCAAGCAAGCGGAAGATAACGACCCCACAGGCGAGTTCGTCGCCCGCTGGGTGCCAGAACTAGCGCCCCTGCCCTTGGAATGGCGCGCTAAGCCCTGGGCACTACCCGAAAGCCTACGCCAGCGGTTCGGCTTTCAACCGGGCGTCGACTACCCCATCCCCAACGATTTTGAAGCCGAAGCGCGGTACTGGAAAAAGATGCTATACGAACTAAGACGCACGCCAGAGGCCAGGGAATCCAGCCAAGCCATTGTGGATAAGCTCGCCAGTCAGCGGCGGCCTCCTGCTAAGCGCGCTAAAAAAACAAAACCCGCCAATCGCCAACAGCTTTCACTGTTTGGCGATGACGGGCTGGGTGATGCCTAG
- a CDS encoding transglycosylase SLT domain-containing protein has translation MRHPVDNSVPLVTLRLLIALCAVLVVSGCATFAPNPPEDQSNICEIFREQPSWYDYAQESEDKWGTPIATQMSFIQQESSFRSHVRPDRKYYLGFIPGPRPSSAKGYAQAQDPVWEEYEDQAGSLFARRTHMKHATDFIGWYNHRSQQQAGISLSNPEHLYYAYHEGAGGYQRGSYRSKPHVLRAGSQVATRANRYQAQLNACEAEFQCRKFYQVWPFCRS, from the coding sequence ATGCGCCACCCTGTTGATAATTCGGTGCCCCTCGTGACGCTTCGCCTATTGATAGCGCTGTGCGCTGTACTGGTTGTTTCAGGCTGTGCAACCTTTGCTCCTAACCCACCTGAAGATCAGAGCAATATTTGTGAAATCTTTCGTGAGCAGCCGAGCTGGTATGACTATGCCCAGGAATCAGAAGATAAATGGGGCACACCCATTGCCACACAGATGTCATTTATTCAGCAGGAATCTTCATTTCGCAGCCATGTGCGCCCAGACCGCAAATATTACCTAGGCTTTATCCCCGGCCCACGCCCCTCTTCCGCCAAAGGCTATGCCCAAGCCCAAGACCCCGTTTGGGAGGAGTATGAGGATCAAGCGGGCAGCCTGTTTGCCCGCCGAACCCATATGAAGCACGCCACGGATTTTATTGGCTGGTATAACCACCGCTCACAGCAGCAGGCAGGTATCTCGCTGAGTAACCCTGAACACCTTTACTACGCTTACCATGAGGGCGCAGGCGGCTATCAGCGAGGTTCCTATCGCAGTAAACCCCATGTGCTGCGTGCAGGCAGCCAAGTGGCAACCCGCGCTAACCGTTATCAAGCGCAGCTCAACGCTTGCGAAGCAGAGTTTCAGTGCCGCAAGTTTTATCAAGTCTGGCCATTTTGTCGTAGCTAA
- a CDS encoding antibiotic biosynthesis monooxygenase family protein: MYIAMNRFRIAPGREEDFLEVWRNRDSHLDEVPGFQQFQMLQGESQEDHTVFISHSVWESEEAFRAWTKSEAFRKAHANAKAPEGIYLGPPKFEGYDVVL, translated from the coding sequence ATGTATATCGCCATGAACCGTTTTCGGATTGCCCCGGGCCGCGAAGAGGATTTTTTAGAGGTGTGGCGCAACCGCGATTCTCATTTGGATGAAGTGCCGGGCTTTCAACAATTCCAAATGCTGCAGGGTGAAAGTCAGGAAGATCACACCGTGTTTATCTCCCACAGTGTATGGGAATCGGAAGAAGCCTTCCGCGCCTGGACCAAGTCAGAAGCGTTCCGCAAGGCTCATGCTAACGCCAAAGCACCGGAAGGTATCTACCTTGGTCCGCCTAAATTTGAAGGGTACGACGTCGTGCTATAA
- a CDS encoding Zn-dependent hydrolase: protein MNSLVEPNTVLATLRTDSDRLWQSLMEMATLGATAKGGVNRQALTDLDRQGRDLFIQWCRAEGCTIRIDNIGNIFARREGSDPTAKTVMAGSHLDSQPTGGKYDGCFGVLSGLEVIRTLNEHNITTKSPIEVVAWTNEEGCRFPPCMMGSGVFTGVLEFDAMMARTDADGVTVSDALDAIHYRGSDEVSPSEIKAYFEPHIEQGPILEDTDTTIGVVIGGLGQKWFDLTLTGLEAHAGPTPMNLRRDAMMGAAEVTQALNKIALDHQPHGRGTVGCMTLHPGSRNVIPGQVKMTLDMRHWEPEALISMSQSLAKAVEEICQRHGLEYELTPTADFAPEHFNKACVDAVREGAEQLNLSHMDIISGAGHDAMFVGRVAPAAMIFVPCKDGISHNEIESATPEHVHAGCNVLLHAMLNAAEFS, encoded by the coding sequence TACTGTGCTAGCCACTTTACGCACCGACAGTGACCGTCTTTGGCAATCGTTGATGGAAATGGCAACGCTGGGCGCGACGGCTAAGGGCGGCGTTAATCGTCAGGCGCTGACGGACCTTGACCGACAGGGACGTGATCTATTTATCCAGTGGTGTCGTGCAGAAGGCTGCACCATCCGCATTGATAATATCGGTAATATTTTTGCCCGCCGGGAAGGCAGCGATCCAACAGCCAAAACCGTCATGGCGGGCAGCCACTTGGATAGCCAGCCAACTGGTGGCAAATACGACGGCTGTTTTGGGGTGCTTTCCGGTCTAGAAGTGATCCGAACGCTTAATGAACACAACATCACTACAAAATCGCCCATTGAAGTCGTTGCGTGGACTAACGAAGAGGGTTGTCGCTTCCCTCCCTGCATGATGGGTTCTGGGGTGTTTACTGGCGTGCTTGAATTTGACGCCATGATGGCGCGCACCGACGCTGATGGCGTCACAGTGAGTGATGCACTGGATGCCATTCACTATCGTGGTAGCGATGAGGTCTCGCCAAGTGAGATTAAAGCTTACTTTGAACCGCACATCGAACAGGGGCCGATTTTAGAAGATACCGACACCACCATCGGCGTGGTTATCGGTGGGCTTGGTCAAAAGTGGTTTGATTTAACCCTAACCGGGCTTGAAGCCCACGCGGGTCCCACGCCAATGAACCTGCGTCGCGACGCCATGATGGGCGCGGCAGAAGTCACCCAAGCACTTAACAAAATTGCCTTGGATCATCAGCCCCACGGGCGCGGTACTGTCGGCTGTATGACGCTTCATCCTGGTTCGCGTAACGTTATTCCCGGCCAAGTCAAAATGACCCTGGATATGCGCCACTGGGAGCCAGAAGCTCTAATCTCGATGAGCCAATCCTTAGCGAAGGCGGTCGAAGAAATTTGCCAACGTCATGGGCTGGAATATGAATTAACGCCCACCGCAGATTTTGCCCCTGAGCACTTTAATAAAGCCTGTGTTGATGCAGTGCGCGAAGGGGCCGAGCAACTCAACCTATCGCACATGGATATCATTAGCGGTGCTGGTCACGATGCCATGTTCGTCGGTCGTGTCGCCCCCGCTGCAATGATCTTTGTTCCCTGCAAGGACGGCATTAGCCACAACGAGATTGAAAGCGCCACTCCAGAGCATGTGCACGCTGGCTGTAACGTGCTGCTGCACGCAATGCTCAATGCCGCTGAGTTTTCCTAA
- a CDS encoding APC family permease, producing MTTPSSEQDKLVRVLARGDVLALAFGAMIGWGWIVLTGTAIQSAGSIGAILAFIIGGLAIVLVGLTYAELASAMPKVGGEHVYSYRALGHLPSFLCTWAIILGYLSVVAFEAVALPTVIEHLAPNYAVGHLWTIAGWEVKATWVAVGVGGSLAMMIINYFGVTTAALLQKVVTSLILLVGVLFITGALFEGETINMMPLFTQADTGVVAGIVAVLVMVPFLFVGFDVIPQAAEEINLPYKAIGKVLMMSVILAVVWYALIILATSLALNNTELAASTLSVPDAMGSLFNAPWASNLMVLAGIAGIITSWNAFYIGGSRAIYALAKAGMLPAPFAKLHPRYKTPTNAIFLMGFLSSIAPFFGRPALVWIVNAGGLGIVIAYLFVAISFVVLRVREPEMPRPFRIRNGKLCGTLAIILSFGMACLYLPGSPAALSGAEWSIFAGWSLLGVALYIHALRTYGRAYSDQHMMADL from the coding sequence ATGACCACACCCTCTTCTGAACAGGATAAGCTCGTCCGGGTACTAGCCCGTGGCGACGTACTAGCCCTTGCCTTTGGTGCAATGATTGGTTGGGGCTGGATTGTACTCACCGGTACCGCCATTCAATCAGCTGGCAGCATCGGTGCTATTTTAGCGTTTATCATTGGTGGTTTAGCGATTGTTCTCGTCGGTCTTACCTATGCGGAGCTGGCGTCGGCGATGCCTAAGGTAGGCGGCGAGCATGTTTACAGCTATCGCGCCTTAGGCCATTTGCCCTCATTTCTGTGTACCTGGGCGATTATTTTAGGCTACTTGAGTGTCGTCGCTTTTGAAGCGGTAGCACTGCCTACAGTGATTGAGCACCTAGCACCAAATTATGCGGTAGGCCACTTATGGACCATCGCCGGGTGGGAAGTTAAGGCCACCTGGGTAGCCGTTGGTGTGGGCGGCTCTCTCGCTATGATGATTATCAATTACTTTGGTGTTACCACCGCCGCTTTGCTGCAAAAGGTGGTGACTAGCTTAATTCTGCTAGTAGGCGTTCTATTTATCACCGGCGCGCTGTTTGAAGGTGAAACCATCAACATGATGCCGCTGTTTACCCAAGCGGACACGGGTGTTGTCGCCGGTATTGTTGCCGTGTTAGTGATGGTGCCGTTCCTATTCGTAGGTTTCGATGTTATTCCCCAAGCCGCCGAAGAGATCAACTTGCCTTACAAGGCTATCGGCAAAGTGCTGATGATGTCCGTCATTCTGGCAGTAGTGTGGTATGCGCTGATTATTCTGGCCACTAGCCTCGCGCTAAACAACACTGAACTGGCTGCTAGCACGCTCAGTGTGCCTGATGCGATGGGCAGCTTGTTTAATGCGCCTTGGGCCAGCAATTTAATGGTACTGGCCGGTATCGCGGGCATTATCACCAGCTGGAACGCCTTCTACATTGGTGGCTCTCGCGCTATTTATGCCTTGGCTAAAGCAGGCATGTTGCCAGCACCGTTCGCTAAGCTACACCCGCGCTACAAAACCCCCACTAACGCAATTTTCCTGATGGGTTTCCTGTCGAGTATAGCGCCATTCTTCGGCCGTCCGGCACTGGTATGGATCGTTAATGCCGGTGGTCTAGGTATCGTGATTGCTTATCTGTTTGTTGCGATCTCCTTTGTGGTGTTGCGCGTTCGTGAGCCGGAGATGCCGCGTCCGTTCCGTATTCGTAACGGCAAATTGTGCGGCACGCTCGCGATTATACTTTCGTTCGGGATGGCGTGCCTTTATCTGCCGGGAAGCCCAGCGGCACTGAGTGGTGCTGAGTGGTCAATTTTTGCAGGTTGGTCATTGCTTGGCGTCGCTCTCTATATCCATGCGCTGCGCACCTACGGCCGCGCCTACAGCGATCAACACATGATGGCTGACCTGTAA
- a CDS encoding cupin domain-containing protein, protein MSDDVGASLRSLRKQRGISQRELAKLCGVTHSSLSLIEQGKVSPSVSSLKKILNAFSMSVGDFFTMDLDSQEQIFYSADDLVDIASGDISFKLVGANRPNRALAFMVERYLPGADTGQAMITHYGEEAGFVVEGEIEIIVGSTARRLGPGESYYFKTSVPHRFRNIGDTPCKIISCATPGKAF, encoded by the coding sequence ATGTCGGATGACGTGGGTGCGAGCTTGCGCTCCTTGCGCAAGCAGCGAGGGATTTCGCAGCGTGAACTGGCAAAGTTGTGTGGGGTCACTCACTCAAGTCTTTCGCTAATAGAGCAAGGAAAAGTTAGCCCATCAGTCAGTTCCCTGAAGAAAATCCTAAACGCATTCTCTATGAGCGTCGGTGATTTTTTTACGATGGATCTTGATAGTCAGGAGCAGATTTTCTACTCGGCGGATGACTTGGTTGATATCGCATCCGGCGATATTTCCTTCAAGCTTGTCGGGGCCAATCGGCCTAACCGTGCGCTGGCGTTTATGGTTGAGCGTTATTTGCCTGGGGCTGACACTGGGCAAGCCATGATTACTCACTACGGTGAAGAGGCTGGCTTTGTCGTAGAAGGCGAGATCGAAATCATTGTTGGCAGCACCGCCAGGCGCTTAGGGCCGGGGGAGTCTTATTATTTCAAGACAAGCGTTCCACATCGTTTCCGAAATATTGGGGATACTCCCTGTAAGATAATTAGCTGTGCTACGCCCGGTAAGGCGTTCTGA
- the gabT gene encoding 4-aminobutyrate--2-oxoglutarate transaminase, producing the protein MNNQELNELKNRYVANGAATPTTQFAERAENAELWDADGNRWIDFAGGIGVLNLGHRHPKIVAAVEAQLKKVMHTSAAVISYAPYVQLCQKLCELTPVRGPERKAMLVNTGAEALENAVKIARAATGRTGIITFDGAFHGRTMMTLAMTGKVLPYKNDFGPMPGDVFRAPFPNPLHGISEEASLDAIRTLFKTDIAPHRTAAIVIEPVQGEGGFYIASPDYLKALRALCDEHGILLIADEVQSGFARTGKLFALEHSGIEADILTTAKSLANGMPLSAVVGSAKVMDASGPNSLGGTYSGNPLSCAAALAVIEVIEEENILARSEQMGKMLAERFAVWEARFPAVAHGRQLGAMAAFELLNSEGKPDTALTGALCAKAREKGLILLSCGFYGNSIRILVPLTVSSAVLEEGLSIIEESLEALS; encoded by the coding sequence ATGAATAACCAAGAATTGAACGAACTGAAAAATCGCTACGTGGCCAACGGTGCCGCCACGCCGACAACCCAGTTTGCCGAGCGCGCTGAAAACGCCGAGTTATGGGATGCCGACGGCAACCGCTGGATCGACTTCGCGGGCGGTATTGGCGTGCTGAACCTGGGCCACCGCCACCCGAAAATCGTTGCCGCCGTTGAAGCGCAGCTTAAAAAAGTCATGCACACCAGCGCGGCGGTGATCTCCTACGCCCCTTACGTGCAGCTGTGCCAAAAACTTTGTGAACTGACGCCGGTGCGTGGCCCCGAGCGTAAAGCAATGCTGGTTAATACCGGTGCGGAAGCGCTGGAAAACGCCGTGAAGATCGCCCGCGCGGCGACTGGTCGTACAGGCATTATCACGTTCGATGGTGCTTTCCACGGCCGTACCATGATGACGCTGGCCATGACCGGCAAGGTACTGCCCTATAAGAACGACTTCGGCCCCATGCCGGGTGATGTGTTCCGCGCGCCGTTCCCCAACCCGCTGCACGGCATCAGCGAAGAAGCATCGCTAGACGCTATTCGCACGCTGTTCAAAACCGATATTGCCCCGCATCGTACGGCGGCCATCGTGATTGAGCCGGTACAGGGCGAAGGCGGTTTCTACATCGCCTCACCGGATTACCTGAAAGCGCTACGTGCGCTGTGTGACGAGCACGGTATTCTGCTGATCGCCGACGAAGTGCAGTCTGGCTTTGCCCGTACCGGCAAGCTGTTTGCACTCGAACATAGCGGTATTGAAGCGGACATCCTCACCACCGCCAAGAGCCTGGCGAACGGCATGCCGCTATCGGCGGTTGTGGGTAGTGCCAAAGTGATGGACGCCTCTGGCCCCAACTCCCTGGGCGGCACTTACAGCGGTAACCCGCTCTCTTGCGCAGCGGCGTTAGCGGTGATTGAGGTAATCGAAGAAGAAAATATCCTGGCGCGCAGCGAACAGATGGGCAAAATGCTGGCCGAGCGTTTTGCGGTGTGGGAAGCGCGTTTCCCTGCCGTTGCCCACGGCCGCCAGCTAGGCGCTATGGCTGCCTTTGAACTGCTCAACAGTGAAGGTAAGCCTGATACAGCGCTCACCGGCGCCCTTTGTGCCAAAGCCCGAGAGAAAGGCCTGATCCTGCTCTCCTGTGGTTTCTACGGCAACAGCATCCGCATTCTGGTGCCGTTAACCGTCTCTTCTGCAGTATTGGAAGAGGGCTTGAGCATTATCGAGGAGTCTCTGGAAGCACTTAGTTAA